The Niallia alba genome includes a window with the following:
- a CDS encoding NADPH-dependent FMN reductase has translation MKLVGISGSLIGSKTAKAVNEVLVAAKSLDPAIQVELIDLREYEMEFVNGAPLSYYNDDTIKIVNTILGADALVIGTPVYQASITGVLKNLFDHLPVDAFKSKVTGMVITGGTDKHFLVMEYQLKPILTYFKGLVTVQNVFVHNDYFDDENEITDLDAKKRMAKLAEEIIYLKR, from the coding sequence ATGAAGCTTGTAGGGATTTCCGGCTCGTTAATTGGTTCGAAAACTGCCAAGGCAGTAAATGAAGTTTTAGTTGCTGCAAAATCGCTTGATCCAGCGATTCAAGTGGAATTGATCGATTTAAGAGAGTATGAGATGGAATTTGTTAATGGTGCACCATTAAGCTATTATAATGATGATACAATTAAAATAGTAAACACTATTTTAGGCGCGGATGCTCTAGTTATTGGAACGCCTGTCTATCAAGCTTCCATTACAGGTGTTTTAAAAAATCTCTTTGATCATCTTCCAGTTGATGCGTTCAAATCAAAAGTAACGGGGATGGTTATCACAGGTGGGACAGATAAACATTTTCTTGTGATGGAATATCAATTAAAGCCAATACTGACGTATTTTAAAGGATTAGTTACCGTACAAAATGTATTTGTGCACAATGACTATTTTGATGATGAGAACGAAATTACAGATTTAGATGCTAAAAAGCGAATGGCTAAATTAGCTGAGGAAATTATTTATTTAAAACGCTAG
- a CDS encoding response regulator transcription factor — translation MNVLIVDDDRFVVKLLKEKVDWGNLGIEHVYTAHNIRQAKNVFIKQSIHLLISDIEMPYGSGLELLAWARQEGYTIQTIFLTNFADFHYAQKAIELQSFEYYLKPIEIDKLEFSILKAIKKVKITQQSEKAIQVGQYWQQNKQKLVDHFWSSYIRNQEWLKAELEEQLLKNHLNYSIDDSFLPILLNIFPYNISFKENSPAILEIDEKLVSKLIAHLNSTFKDTTFTLESVVGLDINKEKYVLLLRNNGVHLEYPPLVPLCENLIQTLKHDLLIDTQFSIGYSTTLVKIHTAVKQLQQKSEDTIDFRNTVHYFLSYEKKTYKYGEPNLAILEKYLQNGNKQSFLNKCRQYLVQLKEKNNLNLSVLCNFRLDITQLLFTYLKKKEVLAHKLFDGNTNNLLQTQSLRSIDDMMIYITYLIDVSLHYLDFIYSQKSVVNTICDYIDEHYQENITRDSIAKIVYLSPDYIARIFKKEKGLSLVNYIIKKRVDIAKDLLIQTTLPVHIISDKVGYGNYSYFTKLFKKETNYTPYEYRRKEKASTL, via the coding sequence ATGAATGTCTTAATAGTAGATGATGATCGATTTGTTGTTAAATTATTGAAAGAAAAAGTTGATTGGGGAAATTTAGGGATTGAACACGTTTATACTGCTCATAATATTCGCCAAGCAAAAAATGTTTTTATTAAACAAAGTATTCACTTGCTAATTTCAGATATAGAAATGCCATACGGTAGCGGTCTTGAATTATTAGCATGGGCCCGTCAAGAAGGGTATACGATCCAAACGATTTTTTTAACAAACTTTGCTGATTTTCATTATGCTCAAAAAGCCATTGAGCTCCAAAGCTTTGAATACTATTTAAAACCGATTGAAATCGATAAATTAGAGTTTAGTATTTTGAAAGCGATTAAAAAGGTGAAAATTACTCAGCAAAGTGAAAAAGCTATCCAAGTAGGTCAGTATTGGCAGCAAAATAAACAAAAACTAGTGGATCATTTTTGGAGTTCCTATATAAGAAATCAAGAATGGCTTAAAGCAGAACTTGAAGAACAATTATTAAAAAATCATTTGAATTATTCCATAGATGACAGCTTTTTGCCTATTCTATTAAATATATTTCCATATAATATTTCGTTTAAAGAAAATAGCCCTGCTATTTTAGAAATAGACGAAAAACTGGTCTCCAAATTGATCGCCCATTTAAATTCCACCTTTAAAGATACTACCTTTACTTTAGAAAGCGTAGTCGGATTAGATATTAATAAAGAAAAGTATGTCCTTCTTTTAAGAAATAACGGGGTGCATTTAGAGTATCCACCATTAGTTCCATTATGCGAGAACTTAATCCAGACACTTAAGCATGATTTGTTAATAGATACCCAATTTAGTATTGGGTATTCAACCACTTTAGTTAAAATTCATACAGCAGTAAAACAACTGCAGCAAAAAAGCGAAGATACGATTGATTTTAGAAACACGGTTCATTACTTTCTATCTTATGAAAAGAAAACATATAAATATGGAGAACCTAATTTAGCCATTCTAGAAAAGTATCTTCAAAACGGTAATAAACAAAGTTTTCTAAACAAATGCAGACAATATTTAGTTCAATTAAAAGAAAAAAATAATCTTAACCTCAGTGTTTTATGCAATTTCCGTTTAGACATCACTCAATTATTGTTTACCTACTTAAAAAAGAAGGAGGTGCTTGCTCATAAGTTGTTTGATGGAAATACAAATAACTTATTACAAACGCAATCATTACGTTCAATCGATGATATGATGATTTATATTACCTACTTAATAGATGTCTCGCTTCATTATTTAGATTTCATTTATTCTCAAAAATCTGTTGTGAATACAATTTGTGATTATATTGATGAACATTATCAAGAAAATATTACAAGAGATAGCATTGCAAAAATTGTGTATTTAAGCCCAGATTATATTGCGAGAATTTTCAAGAAAGAAAAAGGACTCTCGCTTGTAAACTATATCATCAAAAAAAGAGTAGATATCGCTAAGGATTTACTCATTCAAACTACATTACCAGTACATATTATCTCCGATAAAGTTGGTTACGGGAATTACTCCTACTTTACTAAACTTTTTAAAAAAGAAACAAACTACACGCCCTATGAATATCGGCGCAAAGAAAAAGCCTCCACCCTTTAA